One window of Entelurus aequoreus isolate RoL-2023_Sb linkage group LG06, RoL_Eaeq_v1.1, whole genome shotgun sequence genomic DNA carries:
- the LOC133651917 gene encoding zinc finger protein 281-like has protein sequence MSIIQDKLGNDFLRSNGGMDSNFGPGMIMFSHLPPVASFTRLVPQEMILKKERDSPDCIAGSLNGGVGDYVHALDIKQEKVSEHDYRLPLYPGGLGKSTELLELTVNNNQNLLVHELNMANLPGQLGKEPAGRKGRRSNGDGPEGRPRKKRSEKQSMLLDADGGSLSPGSKPHICEHCSAAFRSSYHLRRHVLIHTGERPFRCSQCNMSFIQKYLLQRHEKIHSGEKPFSCDQCNMRFIQKYHMERHKRTHSGEKPYRCETCQQYFSRTDRLLKHKRTCGEALRKGLDPSMADMSGYEVTQGHAGRKRGRSKNPAEAGARRKKKVDGGTPHVSGAYSIQEYAADNQTVASSTEPGPSMQHHGRSPKMTFKKAHRKGVDKGSKEDLLEQGVDHGLGLMQANAAKVGGTTSSNYDDAMQFLKKRRYLNASHNVTTPVGGGEYDVSLVSSHPSVIHGAVSAVMDGDAPLCLDKSVIPDEVLQSLLDHYSQKADGSHHDIHFDIGDQHVELHPPDTPSPPGDKSVLMNEYSRFLLQALERTSHTGGFPLGPSGPASSGAFVAAQAASALYSDKNVYAASPLECGFGPSSTSPKSHFAMLASSSPQHVFHLSVLDQQLTPSQELSEQMEKQHSSTPPSAYQISPSDLSSHKDRAKTAVFPHTSAKEAYQIENFAQAFGAQFKSEERGLSYGADSGVDVDHRIRTSVSEFSGYSSLLSDVSEQTSSASKTSTSQSFR, from the exons ATGAGCATCATCCAAGACAAGCTAGGCAACGACTTCCTGCGCTCCAACGGCGGCATGGACTCCAACTTTGGCCCCGGCATGATCATGTTCAGCCACCTGCCGCCGGTCGCTAGCTTCACCCGCCTGGTGCCTCAGGAGATGATCTTGAAGAAGGAGCGGGACTCACCCGACTGCATCGCTGGCTCCCTGAACGGCGGCGTGGGAGACTACGTCCACGCTCTCGACATTAAGCAGGAAAAGGTGTCGGAGCACGATTACCGCCTGCCGCTCTACCCGGGAGGGTTGGGGAAGAGCACGGAGCTGCTGGAGCTGACGGTCAACAACAACCAGAACCTGCTAGTGCACGAGCTCAACATGGCCAAC CTGCCGGGTCAGTTGGGGAAGGAGCCCGCTGGGAGGAAAGGTCGGAGGTCAAACGGGGACGGCCCGGAGGGCAGACCGAGGAAGAAGCGAAGCGAGAAG CAGTCCATGCTGCTGGATGCAGACGGAGGCAGCTTGTCGCCGGGAAGCAAACCTCACATCTGTGAGCACTGCAGCGCCGCCTTCAGGAGCTCCTATCACCTCCGCAGACACGTCCTCATCCACACAG GTGAGCGACCCTTCAGGTGCAGCCAGTGTAACATGAGCTTCATCCAGAAGTACCTCCTCCAGCGCCACGAGAAGATCCACAGCG GAGAGAAGCCGTTCAGCTGCGACCAGTGCAACATGCGCTTCATCCAGAAGTACCACATGGAGAGACACAAGCGCACGCACAGCGGAGAGAAGCCGTACAGATGTGAGACCTGCCAGCAG TATTTTTCCAGGACAGACCGCCTGCTGAAACACAAGCGAACCTGTGGAGAAGCGCTAAGGAAAGGCCTTGATCCCAGCATGGCGGACATGTCCGGTTATGAAGTCACTCAGGGACACGCTGGCAGAAAAAGGGGGCGCTCCAAAAACCCTGCAGAGGCAGGAGCCCGGAGGAAGAAAAAGGTGGACGGAGGAACCCCTCATGTATCAGGAGCATATAGCATCCAGGAATATGCCGCTGACAACCAAACGGTGGCCTCGTCCACCGAGCCCGGGCCCAGCATGCAACACCACGGTCGCTCTCCAAAGATGACGTTCAAGAAGGCCCACCGTAAAGGTGTGGACAAAGGCAGCAAGGAGGACTTGTTGGAGCAGGGTGTGGATCACGGCCTTGGTCTGATGCAGGCCAACGCTGCAAAAGTAGGCGGGACCACCAGCAGCAACTATGACGACGCCATGCAGTTTCTCAAGAAGCGGCGCTACCTAAACGCCTCGCACAACGTGACGACACCAGTGGGCGGTGGCGAATACGACGTCAGCCTGGTGTCCTCACACCCGTCTGTCATCCACGGCGCCGTGTCTGCCGTGATGGACGGCGACGCCCCTCTCTGTCTGGACAAGTCCGTGATTCCCGACGAGGTGCTGCAGAGCCTCCTGGACCACTACAGCCAGAAAGCAGACGGCTCGCATCACGACATCCACTTTGACATCGGCGACCAGCACGTGGAGCTCCACCCCCCTGACACGCCCAGCCCGCCCGGGGACAAGAGCGTCCTGATGAATGAGTACTCACGTTTCCTGCTTCAGGCCCTGGAGCGCACCAGCCACACGGGCGGCTTCCCCCTCGGGCCCAGTGGCCCCGCTTCCTCCGGCGCGTTCGTGGCGGCCCAGGCGGCGAGCGCACTCTACTCGGACAAGAACGTCTACGCTGCGTCCCCGCTGGAGTGCGGCTTCGGCCCCTCGTCGACGTCGCCCAAGTCGCACTTTGCCATGCTGGCGAGCTCCTCGCCGCAGCACGTCTTCCACCTGAGTGTCCTGGACCAGCAGCTGACCCCCTCGCAGGAGCTGAGCGAGCAGATGGAGAAGCAGCACTCCTCCACGCCGCCTTCCGCCTACCAGATCAGCCCGTCAGACCTGAGCAGCCACAAGGACCGAGCCAAGACCGCCGTCTTCCCGCACACCTCCGCCAAGGAAGCCTATCAGATAGAAAACTTTGCGCAGGCTTTCGGCGCTCAGTTCAAGTCGGAAGAGCGCGGCCTGTCTTATGGCGCCGACTCTGGTGTGGACGTAGACCACCGGATAAGGACGTCCGTGTCCGAGTTCTCAGGGTACAGCAGCTTGTTGTCCGACGTCAGCGAGCAGACCAGCTCAGCTTCTAAAACGTCGACGAGCCAAAGCTTCAGATGA